A window of Candidatus Thermoplasmatota archaeon genomic DNA:
GGTGCGTTCCGTGAACCGCCTTCTCGCCGCACCCGCTCTCGCCCTCGCCGTCCTATTCGCGGGCTTCGCTGAGCTCGCCCGCGCGCACCACGCGGAAGTTTCCGCGGACGCGCGCGAAGACGGCCGGACCCGACTCGATGCGGATGGGCAAAACAACGGCGTCCAGGAGGCACTCGCGGCGGCAGGCCTCGCTGACGTCCGCATCCTGGACGCCCTCGCGGTCACCGTGGGACTGCACGACTACCACCCGCACGGCTACAAGATCGACCCCCGCGAGCCGTGGAACCTGTACGGCCACGCGGAGTACCGCCGCACCAACGTCCGCGGCGCGTCCGAAGGCGTGCTCCAGCCGGCGCTTCCGCCCGGACCCGTGTGGTTCCTCGCGTGGGCAGGCGAGTTCCGCGACCGCAACGAGAACGGCGTCATCGACCAGGACGTGCGCCGCAACCCCGATGGATCCGTCGCGGGGCGCGGGCTCCTGCACGAGTGGCGCGCGGACGAGCACGCGGTCCTCCTCGGCTTCATCGACCCGGCGTTCAGGCCCGCGCTCTTCGAGAGCGGCGCCTTCGAGCCCGGAGACCCCGATGTCCGCTTCTCGTACCTCGGGGACGCCGAGGAGACGTTCCTGTCGGGCGGCGGGCCCGTCGTGTTCCCCGACGGCTCGCTCCTGCAGACCGTCCGGACAATCGTCGTGCAGGAGGCCATGGAGGAAGGCGCCCGCGCGCTCGTCGACATCGACGACTATGCGGCGCTTGCTCCGGGGCCGGCCGCGAAGCTCTACGCGTCGACGGTCGCGCCCTTCGTGGATGCGGTGCCCGTCTCGCTCGCGGCTTGCGGGCCCGCGTGTGACCTCTCGGACGTCACGCCCATCGATCCATTCGGACCGCTGCGGTGAGCCGTGAGGTCGCGATACCCCCTGCTTGTTGAACGCCCGTTGACCATCGGCCGGCGCGTCAACGCGCGTTCAACACGCCCCTAATACCCCCCGGTGTGAGGGTCATCTCGGTGCTTCCGATGCCCACGACGCCTCGCATGAACCTGGCCGGCCTGACGAACATGACCGCCGTGATGGCCGCCATCGCGAACAAGCCGAGCCACGTCGGCGCGGCCTACCGCATCCGATAGTTCCCCCGTTTCCCGCTGATCGTTTCCGACCCGCACGACCTCCGACCCTGAATGCCCCCAAGGGGTTGGCAGGGGCGCCCGCTCCAACCGGGCGCCCCGACCCCCCGGCGCCGCTCGTCATGCGGCGCCGGGGGTATGGCTCTTCTTCCGGACCGCTGCGGTGAGCCTGTCCCCTTCGCCTGTACCCATCGACGTGCTCCCCGTCGGCGCCTTCGCAGCACCGCCGTTTCATAACTGAGCCGCATTGATCCAAACATAGATATTACCGGCCGACTTCAGGGGGTTGCGCACCGCGCATTTCGGAGGCTCCGAAAATGTCTCTCACGCATTCCGACGAAACCGAGCGCACCCTCCTTGCGGCCCCCGACGTCCTCGCGCTCGTCGGCGCCACGCCCCTCGTGCGGCTCCACCGCGTCGTCCCCGAGGGCGCGGCCCGCGTCTGGGCGAAGTGCGAATTCCTGAACCCCGGGGGCAGCGCGAAGGACCGGATCGGCCTCGCGCTCCTCGAGGCGGCGGAGGCGAGCGGGAAGCTGCGCCCCGGCGGCACCGTCGTCGAGGCCTCCTCCGGCAACACGGCCGTCGCGCTCGCGCAGGCGTGCGCGGTGCGGGGCTACCGGCTCGTCATCACGCTCCCCGCCAAGATGAGCGAGGAGAAGCGCCGGCTCGTCAAGGCCTACGGCGCGGAGCTCATCGTCACGCCGAATGCCGAACCCGGGTCGCGCGACCACTACATCGAGGTCGCGAAGCGCGTCGCGCGCGAGCGGGGCGGCGTGTACCTCGACCAGTTCGGCAACCCCGCGAACGCGCGCGCGCACGAACTCACCACGGGCCCGGAGATCGTGCGCGCGCTCGGCGGGCGTGTCGACGCGGTCGTCGCGGGCGCCGGCACGGGCGGCACGCTCACGGGCGTCGCGCGGGCCGTGAAGCGCGCGAACCCGAACGCGCTCATCGTGTGCAACGACCCCGAAGGCAGCGTCATCAGCGGCGGCGAAGCGGCCGCCTACAAGGTCGAGGGCATCGGCGACGACTTCATCCCGAAGGGCCTCGACCAGAACCTCATCGACCGCTACGAGGTCGTGAGCGACCGCGAGTCGTTCGTCTGGGCGCGTCGCCTCGCGCGCGAAGAGGGGCTCCTCGTCGGCGGCTCCTCGGGCTCGGCCGTCGCGGCAGCGGTGCGCGTCGCGAAGGGCCTTCCCGCGGACGCGAACGTGGTCGCGATCCTCGCGGACACGGGCCGCAACTACCTCTCGAAGTTCCACAACGACATCTGGCTCAAGGAGAACGGCTTCGCGGATCTCGTCGAGGAGCCGCTCGCGGCGCCCGTGCGCGTCCTCGTGAAGGAGGCGGCCTGAATGGCGTCCCTCGTCACGCGCGCGGTGCACGCGGGCCGCAAGCCCGACGGCGACACGGGCGCGATCCTGACGCCGATCCACCAGGTCACGACCTACGCCCAGGAGGACGTCGGCGTCCACAAGGGCCACACGTACTCGCGCGCCTCGAATCCGACGGTCGAGGCGCTCGAGATCAGGCTGAACAGTCTGGAAGAGGGCATCGGCGCGGTGGCCTTCACCTCTGGCATGGCCGCGATCGATGCCCTCTTCCGGGCCTCCCTCTCCGCGGGCGACCATGTGGTCGTCTCGGACGTCGTCTACGGCGGCACCGTGCGGCTCCTGCGCCAGGTGTACGCCCGCGCGGGCGTCACGTGGTCGTTCGTGGACGCATCGGACCCCGCGGCCGTCGCCCGCGCCATCACGCCCGCGACGAAGCTCGTGCTCCTCGAGAGTCCGGGCAATCCGACGCTCAAGCTCGCGGACATCCGCGGCGTCGCGGAGGTCGCGCACGCGAAGGGCGTGCCGGTCGCGGTCGACAACACGTTCCTCACGCCGCTCGGGCAGCGCGTCTTCGAGCTCGGCGCGGACATCTCGGTCCACTCGACCACGAAGTACCTCGAGGGCCACAACTCGACGATCGGCGGCGCGGTCATCGTGAAGTCGGACGCTGCGCTCCTCGAGCAGCTCAAGCTGATCCGCAAGACGGCCGGCTCGAACCAGGCGCCCTTCGAGGCGTGGCTGACGCTTCGCGGCATCAAGACGCTCGCTCTCCGGCTCGACGCCGTTTCCTCCTCCGCGCAGGCCATCGCCGAATACCTCGAGCAGTCGCCGGGCGTCGCGAAGGTGCACTATCCCGGCCTCGCCTCCTTCCCGCAGCGCGACCTCGCCGAGCGGCAGCAGCTCGTGACGGGCGGCATCCTCGCCTTCGAGCTCGACGGCGGCTACGAGGCCGCGCTCCGATTCGTGAAGGGGCTTGAATGGATCACGCTCGCGGAGAACCTCGGCGCGGCGGAATCGCTCCTCACGCACCCCGCGAGCATGACGCACGCGGCGCTCACCCGCGAAGAGCGGGAGGCTCTCGGCATCACCGACGGCCTCCTCCGGCTCTCGGTGGGGCTCGAAGCCGTCGAGGATCTCGTCGCGGATCTCGAAAGCGCGCTCGCGCGCGCCCGCGCCGAGGTTCTCCGCGAGCGTGATCCATTCAAGCCCCTTCAC
This region includes:
- a CDS encoding cysteine synthase family protein, coding for MSLTHSDETERTLLAAPDVLALVGATPLVRLHRVVPEGAARVWAKCEFLNPGGSAKDRIGLALLEAAEASGKLRPGGTVVEASSGNTAVALAQACAVRGYRLVITLPAKMSEEKRRLVKAYGAELIVTPNAEPGSRDHYIEVAKRVARERGGVYLDQFGNPANARAHELTTGPEIVRALGGRVDAVVAGAGTGGTLTGVARAVKRANPNALIVCNDPEGSVISGGEAAAYKVEGIGDDFIPKGLDQNLIDRYEVVSDRESFVWARRLAREEGLLVGGSSGSAVAAAVRVAKGLPADANVVAILADTGRNYLSKFHNDIWLKENGFADLVEEPLAAPVRVLVKEAA
- a CDS encoding PLP-dependent aspartate aminotransferase family protein, giving the protein MASLVTRAVHAGRKPDGDTGAILTPIHQVTTYAQEDVGVHKGHTYSRASNPTVEALEIRLNSLEEGIGAVAFTSGMAAIDALFRASLSAGDHVVVSDVVYGGTVRLLRQVYARAGVTWSFVDASDPAAVARAITPATKLVLLESPGNPTLKLADIRGVAEVAHAKGVPVAVDNTFLTPLGQRVFELGADISVHSTTKYLEGHNSTIGGAVIVKSDAALLEQLKLIRKTAGSNQAPFEAWLTLRGIKTLALRLDAVSSSAQAIAEYLEQSPGVAKVHYPGLASFPQRDLAERQQLVTGGILAFELDGGYEAALRFVKGLEWITLAENLGAAESLLTHPASMTHAALTREEREALGITDGLLRLSVGLEAVEDLVADLESALARARAEVLRERDPFKPLH